In Halorussus sp. MSC15.2, a genomic segment contains:
- a CDS encoding phenylalanine--tRNA ligase subunit alpha has translation MKLPESQVAVLQAASANDARSIEQLAADTDLKPETVTGAAFELESAGLVTVEESTDETVTLTEEAREYLRDGLPEVRLYEAAADAGADEGSVQMGRVIGQSGLEGPQVDIALSNYARKGYGTIENGEITADPDADPESDAEYAALAALDADESVEDETVLEQLESRGLVAISESTVRSVTLTDEGVTAMMEGVETAETVGQLTPEMLTSGEWRDVEFAEYNVEADAERIDGGKTHILRQTANRVKDTLVGMGFEEMEGPHADADFWINDALFMPQDHPARTHWDRFALSNPTEIDDLPEDLVGRVEDAHHNGVGEDGEGYHSPWSEDFARAIALRGHTTSLSMRYLSGHEVGELEPPQRFFSVEKVYRNDTLDPTHLLEFFQIEGWVMAEDLSVRDLMGTFEEFYEQFGITDLRYKPHYNPYTEPSFELFGEHPTTGELVEVGNSGMFREEVLRPLGVDCDVMAWGLSLERLLMLMYGFEDIRDIHGTLADLELLRETEVLH, from the coding sequence ATGAAACTACCAGAATCACAGGTCGCGGTGCTGCAAGCCGCGAGCGCGAACGACGCACGGAGTATCGAACAACTGGCCGCCGACACCGACCTGAAACCCGAGACGGTGACGGGCGCGGCCTTCGAACTGGAGTCGGCGGGACTCGTGACGGTCGAGGAGTCCACCGACGAGACGGTGACGCTGACTGAGGAGGCGCGCGAGTACCTCCGAGACGGTCTCCCCGAGGTCCGACTCTACGAGGCCGCCGCGGACGCGGGGGCCGACGAGGGGTCGGTCCAGATGGGCCGGGTCATCGGCCAGTCCGGACTGGAAGGGCCGCAGGTGGACATCGCGCTCTCGAACTACGCCCGGAAGGGGTACGGGACAATCGAGAACGGCGAAATCACGGCCGACCCGGACGCCGACCCCGAGAGCGACGCCGAGTACGCCGCACTCGCCGCACTCGACGCGGACGAGTCGGTCGAGGACGAGACCGTGCTGGAGCAGTTGGAAAGCCGCGGACTCGTCGCTATCTCCGAATCGACAGTACGCTCGGTGACGCTGACCGACGAGGGCGTGACCGCGATGATGGAGGGCGTCGAGACGGCCGAGACGGTCGGACAACTGACCCCGGAGATGCTCACGTCCGGCGAGTGGCGCGACGTGGAGTTCGCCGAGTACAACGTCGAGGCCGACGCCGAGCGCATCGACGGCGGGAAGACCCATATCCTGCGCCAGACCGCGAACCGAGTGAAGGACACGCTGGTCGGGATGGGATTCGAGGAGATGGAAGGTCCTCACGCCGACGCGGACTTCTGGATAAACGACGCGCTGTTCATGCCGCAGGACCACCCGGCGCGGACCCACTGGGACCGGTTCGCCCTCTCGAACCCGACCGAAATCGACGACCTGCCCGAGGACCTCGTCGGGCGCGTCGAGGACGCCCACCACAACGGCGTCGGCGAGGACGGCGAGGGGTATCACTCGCCGTGGTCCGAGGACTTCGCGCGCGCCATCGCGCTACGCGGACACACCACTTCGCTATCGATGCGCTACCTCTCGGGCCACGAGGTCGGTGAACTGGAACCGCCCCAGCGGTTCTTCAGCGTCGAGAAGGTGTACCGAAACGACACTCTCGACCCGACTCACCTGCTGGAGTTCTTCCAGATAGAGGGGTGGGTGATGGCCGAGGACCTGTCGGTCCGGGACCTGATGGGGACCTTCGAGGAGTTCTACGAGCAGTTCGGCATCACCGACCTCCGGTACAAACCCCACTACAACCCCTACACGGAGCCGAGTTTCGAACTGTTCGGCGAACACCCGACTACGGGCGAACTAGTCGAGGTCGGCAACAGCGGGATGTTCCGCGAGGAGGTCCTCCGACCCCTCGGCGTCGATTGCGACGTGATGGCGTGGGGACTCTCGCTCGAACGCCTGCTGATGCTGATGTACGGCTTCGAGGACATCCGCGACATCCACGGGACGCTCGCCGACCTCGAACTGCTCCGCGAGACGGAGGTGCTACACTGA